The Spirochaetaceae bacterium genome segment TTCCCGTTCGCCACCCTGCTCGCCGCGCTGCTTGCCCTCGGCAGGTTGAGCGGCGACCGCGAATTGATCGCGGTACAGGCGCTCGGCATCCCCCTGTCGCGCGGCCTCGCGCCGATCGTCGGACTGGGCACGCTGTTCGCCGGCATGTCGTTTGCCACCAACGACATGCTGTTGCCGGCGAGTACCATCGAGTTCAACCGGGTGTACCGGAGCATCATCTACCGCAACCCGGGCCTGGAACTGGAGCCTGACAGCGTCAAGCAGTTCGAGGACACCGCGATCGTCACCGGGGAGCTGGCCGGCGACGTGTTGCACGACGTCACCATCATGGACCGCGACTCGTCCGGGGAATTGCGCGTAATCACCGCAAGTGATCTGCGCCTGGTCGACAGCGGACAGCAGACGGGCGTGATCACCCTGCGCCTGGGCAATGTCCTCACGCACGTAAGCGGCTCCGAGCCCGGCGACTTCGAGTATATCAGCGCCGACAGCCTGGATTACCAGATCGTACTACCGGAAATCGTCGAAGCGCTGGTAGACATCGGACCCGCAGAGCAGAGTTCGCGCGACGTCTGGCAGGCGATCACCGAGTTGCGCGGCGACTGGCAGCGGGAGCGCAACCGCAACCGCAGCGGACTGGCATATGCTCTGTGGGTCGATCTGGCCGCGGTTGTCGAGGGCCGGGAGCTTCCCGCGCAGGATCAACGGACGACGTGGTTGGGCGAGCAGCGCGAGCGTCTGGCGGACGGGCTCGGCAAGTTGATCGACGCGGATGGCGATCATCATGGCCGCGATCTGCGCAACCACCTGTTCGAGTTCCACAAGAAGCTCGCCGTACCGGCCGGTTGCCTGGTCTTCACGCTGTTCGCGATTCCCGCCGGTCTGCTGGTGCCGCGCAGCGGTCGTGCCTACGGCTTGCTGGTCGGGATGGCGGTGCTGGTCGTTTACTGGGCGTTGCTGGTGTCTGCCCATAGCGGCGGGCTCCGATTCCGGCTGCCTCCGGCGGTTGCCGTGTGGACACCCAACCTGTTCGTGCTGTCGCTCTCCGTGGCAATGTGGGGCATGATACGTTGGCGGCGCGGCTTCAACGCCTGATCCTCGCATCACTGCTGCCGGTGTTCGGGATTGCAGTGCTGTTTTTCGTATTGATAATCGAGCTCGCGGACGTCTCACCGCAGCTCTACCGATACGTATCCTCCGGCGTCGGCCCGGACGTCGTGGCGCGGATCATCCTGCTCTATCTGCCTACCTGCGTGGTGTTTGCGGTTCCGCTTGCGCTGCTGTTTTCGGTCGCCTACACGCTCGGCTCATATTACGCGCGCAATGAACTGGTCGCCATGTTCGGCGCCGGGGTCAGTCTGCGGCGCCTCATTGCCCCGCTGGTCGGTGCCGGCTGCTTGCTGAGCGTGGGACTTTTTCTGTTCAACGACGCGGTGGCGATCGACACGCTGCGCAAAAAAAACCAGTTGCATCGCACCGCATTGGGCATTCAGCTTCGACTCGACAACTTCGACGTGACGGTGACGAGCGCCACCGGCCGTTTCGTGTATCACGCGGCCAGGTACGATGACGAGTCGCAGGAGCTGACCGGCGTGGTTGTGGTGGAGCGTGACGCCGACGGCGGCATTGTGCAGCGCATCGACGCCGAACGGGGGCGTTGGGACGGCGACGGGTGGCGATTCGAGGATCTGCGCCTGTTTCGGTGGCAGGACACTCCGCGGGGCCGGGTGATGGTCGAGGAGCAGATGGCCAGCCTGTCACTTGCCGGTGTCGGCGATGGACCGGCGACGTTTCGGCGCGGAAACCGCGAGGTGTCCGAAATGCGCTACCGTGACGCCATGGACTGGGTAGCCACATTGCGCGGTGCGGGACGCGACTATAAGGCACCCCTGACCAAGGCGTACGGCAAGATCGGCTTCGCGGTGACCCCGCTGGCGGTCTGCCTCATCGCGGCAACGGTGGGCGGGTTGCTGCGCCGCAACATCATGCTGATGAGCCTGCTGCTGTCGCTGGGCATTGCCGTGGTGTTCTACGTGCTGCGCCTCGCCGGCGAGATCCTGGCGGAGAACGGTCTGGTCGCGCCGGAGGTCGGCGCATTTGCCGGCGTGCTGCTGTTTCTCCTTACCGGTTTGCTGCTGTTGCAGATGGCACGTACCTGAGCCCGCCATCGTGCGTTTTGCAATCGATCGGATCGACCCGCACAGCGCCGCCCGCGGAGGGAGGATGGAACTCGCCAACGCGGCGATGCGCACCCCGGTGTTCATGCCGGTGGCGACCAGCGCATCGCTGAAGGGGTTGTGGCCGGACGACCTCGCTTCGCTCGGCTACCGGATCGTGTTGAGCAATACCTATCACCTGTACGTGCGTCCGGGGATCCCGCGTATTCGCCAGGCGGGTGGCCTGCATCGATTCATGGCTTGGGACGGCGCCATTCTGACCGACTCCGGTGGCTTCCAGGTGTTCTCCCTCGCAACCCTGCGCACGGTGGAGGAGGGCGGGGTGCGGTTCCGCTCGCATCTCGATGGCGCGCCGCTGCTGTTCACGCCCGATGGCGTGGTGGCCAGCCAGCTCGCGCTCGGCAGCGACATTCTGATGCCGCTCGACGTGTGCACCGATGCGGCCGCGGGCCGCGGCGAGGCCGAGCGCGCCGCGGAACTGACCTACCGGTGGGCGGCGGCAAGCAGGGCGGCGTGGCTTGCCGCGCGCGAGTCGCGCGAAGCGGACCAACGGACGGGAGCGCTGTTCGGCATCGTCCAGGGCCACTTTCACGCCGATCTTCGCCGCCGGTCGGCCGAGCAGCTCGGCTCGTTGGACCTGCCGGGCTACGCGGTCGGCGGCCTGTCGGTCGGCGAGAGCCGCAGCCGGTTCCTGGAGTTCCTCGCCCTGTCGGTGCCGCTGTTGCCCGCCGACCGTCCGCGCTATGTCATGGGCGTGGGGAGTCCCGACTATGCCATCGAGGCGGTGGCCGCGGGCGCCGACATGTTCGACTGCGTATATCCGACGCGGGTCGCCCGCAACGCACGCGCACTGACCGCGGGCGGTCCGTTGTCGCTGCGCGCCGCCAGCGTCGGCGTGAGCGACGAACCGATCGATCCCGCTTGCCACTGCCGGGTGTGCCGCCGCTTCAGCCGCGGCTACCTGCGCCACTTGTTCAACCAGCGGGAGATCATGGCCGCGGTGTTGACCACGTACCACAATCTGGCCTTCATGGCCCGATTGATGGAGGAAGCCCGCACCGCCATCGGCAACGGTACGTTCGCGTCGTACCGGCGCCGTTTTCTGGCCGGCTATCTGCAAGGGGAACACCACGGATAGCTCGCGCCGCGCCGTTCTTGCGCTGATGGTATGCACCGCCGCCTCGCGCGTCCTCGGCTTCGTGCGCGTCGCGGTGATCGGCGCCGTGTTCGGCGCCGCCGGAGTAGCCGACGTGCTCAACGCCGTGTACATGATCCCCAACAACCTGCGCAAGCTGCTCGCCGAGGGAGCGCTGTCCGCGGCGCTGATTCCGGAGCTCGCGCGGGCACTGGAGCGCGGGCGCAACGCGCCGCGGTGCGACGCCCGCGTCCTGATTCGCCGCGTGCTGACCCTGGTGACCGTGACGGTCCTGGCCGTCGTTGCGCTGGCCGTGCTGTTCGCTCGCCCCGTGGTGGGCTTCGTGCTGAGCTTCCCGGAAGCGTGGAAGATGGCGTTGGCCGTCGAGCTGTTTCGGCTGGTGTTTCCCTACCTGTTGCTGGTCAGCTTCGGAGCGGTCCTGATGGCAGTCCTCAACTGCCATGACCTGTTCGTGGTTCCGGCTCTCGCGCCGCTGCTGTTCTCCGTCAACGTAATCGCCGCCATTGTGCTCTTCTATCGCCACTGGGGCCTGCTCGCCGCGGGGGTCGGTATCCTGGCCGGGGGGGTCGGTGGGGTAGTGGGCCAGTTGCCGCTGTTCTTTCGGCGCGGCTACGACCTGCGTCCCGACTGGCGCTGGTCCGATCCCCGCGTGCGCCGTATCGTGCGCCAGTGGGTGCCCGTGGTGGCATCGGCGTCGATCTTCGCCATCACGCAGCAGGTGGCGCTGATACTCGCCTCCGGGCTGGAGGATGGCAGTACGTCGGCGCTGGCCAACGCGTTGGTGTTCTGGCAGCTCCCGTTCGGCATCCTTTCGGTGTCGGTCGTCACCGCACACTTTCCCCGCATGAGCCGGCACGCCGCGGCCGGCGACATTGCGGCCCTCCGCGACGCCTTCGCAAGCGCGTTCCGGCTGATCGTCGCCCTCATGTTGCCGCCCGCCGTGTTTTACTTGTTCTTCGGTGAGCCGGTCATACAGGTCGCGCTCGAGCGGATGACGTTCACCGCGAACGGGACGCGGCTCGCGAGCCGCGTGCTCGCCGGCTATGCGGCCGGGTTGTTGAGCGTGGCCGTGTTCAACTTCGTGCAACGCTACTTCTACGCAATCTCCGACTATCGGACGCCATTCCTGGCCGCCCTCGCGGTGGCCGCAATCGATGTCCCACTGGCGATCATCCTGAAGGAAACCGGCCTCCGCGTGGCCGGCCTGGCCGTCGCCAACTCGATCGCGTTCTCGGCGGGTGCCGTACTGTTGTTGGCGGCCGCCAGAAAGCGCCTGCATCGGTTGGCGGGCGAGCGCGCGGCCAGCTACGGCGTCCGCGTGCTCGCCGCGAACGCCGCGTTGGCGCTGTTGCTGGCGGGAGTGGCTGCGGTTACCGCAGCCTGGTGGCAGGCGGGAAGCACGTGGCGGAATGCCGCGCTGATCGCCTCGATCGGTGCCGTTGCGGTTGCCGGAACCTTGGCGCTCTACCGGATCCTGCGGTTGGCGTGGTGGCAGCCCGCCGGGTCCTGACCCCGGCCGTCCCGGGCGCCGCTAACTGCCGGCCCCCACCGCATCGAGTTGCGCAATCTTGTCGATGCGGTCGATGCGATAGCGAAAGTCCTTGTTGTTGATCGTGAACTCAAGCTCGTCGTTGGCGCGATGATTCCAAAGCTCGGCGCCGAGTGGCGACAAGTAGGAAATGATGTTGCGGTTGGGATCAGACTCCCAGGGGCCAAGAATCAGGTATTGCTCGGTCGCGTTGCTCTCGATGTTGGTGAGCTTGACCCGGGTGCCGAACGAGATCATCGCGGCATTGGCCTCGTTGAGATCGAAGATCTGCGCGTTCTGCAGGTCTTCCTGCAATCGCGACACCGAATTCTTCAGTTGTTCCTGCTTCTCCAGAGCGGCCTTGTACTCGGCATTCTCGCGCAGGTCACCCTTCTGCAGTGCGAGTCCAATCTCTTTCGAGTTCTCCGGTATCTCGACTTCAAGTATCTCGCGCAACTCGCGTTGTCTTCCCTCGTATCCGGCGCGCGTGACGAGCAAGCCGAGACGGACGGTTTCCTTTTCGGCTTCATCGGCGAAACGGTACGACGGAAACCGTTCCTTGATCTGTTGGC includes the following:
- the murJ gene encoding murein biosynthesis integral membrane protein MurJ; protein product: MMVCTAASRVLGFVRVAVIGAVFGAAGVADVLNAVYMIPNNLRKLLAEGALSAALIPELARALERGRNAPRCDARVLIRRVLTLVTVTVLAVVALAVLFARPVVGFVLSFPEAWKMALAVELFRLVFPYLLLVSFGAVLMAVLNCHDLFVVPALAPLLFSVNVIAAIVLFYRHWGLLAAGVGILAGGVGGVVGQLPLFFRRGYDLRPDWRWSDPRVRRIVRQWVPVVASASIFAITQQVALILASGLEDGSTSALANALVFWQLPFGILSVSVVTAHFPRMSRHAAAGDIAALRDAFASAFRLIVALMLPPAVFYLFFGEPVIQVALERMTFTANGTRLASRVLAGYAAGLLSVAVFNFVQRYFYAISDYRTPFLAALAVAAIDVPLAIILKETGLRVAGLAVANSIAFSAGAVLLLAAARKRLHRLAGERAASYGVRVLAANAALALLLAGVAAVTAAWWQAGSTWRNAALIASIGAVAVAGTLALYRILRLAWWQPAGS
- a CDS encoding LptF/LptG family permease codes for the protein MRGSRLVMRYVAREFVLWFVAAFLFFFSIFFVNVLLVTATDIMAKQVPIEDVVRLLIYSLPQIVHLSFPFATLLAALLALGRLSGDRELIAVQALGIPLSRGLAPIVGLGTLFAGMSFATNDMLLPASTIEFNRVYRSIIYRNPGLELEPDSVKQFEDTAIVTGELAGDVLHDVTIMDRDSSGELRVITASDLRLVDSGQQTGVITLRLGNVLTHVSGSEPGDFEYISADSLDYQIVLPEIVEALVDIGPAEQSSRDVWQAITELRGDWQRERNRNRSGLAYALWVDLAAVVEGRELPAQDQRTTWLGEQRERLADGLGKLIDADGDHHGRDLRNHLFEFHKKLAVPAGCLVFTLFAIPAGLLVPRSGRAYGLLVGMAVLVVYWALLVSAHSGGLRFRLPPAVAVWTPNLFVLSLSVAMWGMIRWRRGFNA
- a CDS encoding LptF/LptG family permease produces the protein MAARLQRLILASLLPVFGIAVLFFVLIIELADVSPQLYRYVSSGVGPDVVARIILLYLPTCVVFAVPLALLFSVAYTLGSYYARNELVAMFGAGVSLRRLIAPLVGAGCLLSVGLFLFNDAVAIDTLRKKNQLHRTALGIQLRLDNFDVTVTSATGRFVYHAARYDDESQELTGVVVVERDADGGIVQRIDAERGRWDGDGWRFEDLRLFRWQDTPRGRVMVEEQMASLSLAGVGDGPATFRRGNREVSEMRYRDAMDWVATLRGAGRDYKAPLTKAYGKIGFAVTPLAVCLIAATVGGLLRRNIMLMSLLLSLGIAVVFYVLRLAGEILAENGLVAPEVGAFAGVLLFLLTGLLLLQMART
- the tgt gene encoding tRNA guanosine(34) transglycosylase Tgt, translating into MVRFAIDRIDPHSAARGGRMELANAAMRTPVFMPVATSASLKGLWPDDLASLGYRIVLSNTYHLYVRPGIPRIRQAGGLHRFMAWDGAILTDSGGFQVFSLATLRTVEEGGVRFRSHLDGAPLLFTPDGVVASQLALGSDILMPLDVCTDAAAGRGEAERAAELTYRWAAASRAAWLAARESREADQRTGALFGIVQGHFHADLRRRSAEQLGSLDLPGYAVGGLSVGESRSRFLEFLALSVPLLPADRPRYVMGVGSPDYAIEAVAAGADMFDCVYPTRVARNARALTAGGPLSLRAASVGVSDEPIDPACHCRVCRRFSRGYLRHLFNQREIMAAVLTTYHNLAFMARLMEEARTAIGNGTFASYRRRFLAGYLQGEHHG